GTGCTCGCAGTGAGGAGGGTTTGTTGTACCTTGTACGATTGCTGTGGTTATAGCTTTGTGGTTGTTAATCCCGTCTTCGTGGCTGAGTGAGGTGAGCGATGTCGTGGTGTTCACCTCTTATGTCTGTTTTATAGTCTTGTGTTTACTGGCTGAGTGAGTTGTAGGATGTCGTGGTGTTTACCCGTTATGTGCTTTCTATAGTCTGTGTTTAGTCTGTGCTGAGTGAGGTAGGATGTCGTGGTGTTACCATGTAGTTCTCTATAGTCTGTGCTTATGGCTGAGTGAGGAGGTGGTTCCTGTGGTGTTACTTATGGATATATGTCGAGGAGATCCTGGTTTCACTAACATTCTGTGACAGCTATGGCTGATGCTGTTATGTATTACACGCACCTTGTTATcccgtgtccgtgtgtgtgcctgtgctgtgcctgtgtgtgtgtgtgtgtgtgtgtgtcgtgtgtggtgtgtgtgtggtgtgtgttgcctgctgtggtgtgtgtgttcgctgtgtcgctgtgtgtgtgttgtgcgttgtgtgtgtgtgtgatcgtgctGCGCTTCCGACTGCCAGTCTTAGTGGTGCTCTTCCTGCATCGGCTTGTAAAGATCCTGCCCAGCTGTGACCAGCACGGTTCAGCCGTCGACGACTTAGGAGAGAACTGACACACGTCCCTTAACACACTACACTTGGCCACCCATACCTATATGCACTCAGCCTCACCTCTACTACTGCTCGTTCCCTATTTCTCGCAGTCCTGCCGCTATCTCCGTTCTGTCTTTCCTCTTCTGTCCTGCCTCTATTGATCCTCCTCGTGCTCTTTGCGTCTTCTCTTCGGTCGCTCTTTCTCGTGCCCCactcttcttcctgtctctctgtctttctctggccctctctgtcctcttctgccTTCTTCTCTGTCCTTCCTGTTCGCCTCTCTGTCCCTCGTCCTGTCTCTTCTCTTGCTCCATCCTCTTCTGCTCCCTTGTCTGCTTCCTTCTTGttcgtctctctgtcctccccttgTCCCTCTCCTTGTCCTTTCCTCGCCTCCCTTCTTCTGTTCCTCCTTCCTGCACCTCGTCCTGTGCTCCCGGTCtgttcttccttttctctctgtcctctctgccctctctgtcctctctgccttctctgtcctccctggccctctcctttgtcctcttttCTGCCTCTCGTGTGCTGGCCCTTTCTCCTGTTTCCTTCCCTCTGGTTCTTTGCTCGGTGCGGCTCTCTTTGTGCTCgctgtctccctctgtcctcgCCCTCGTGGTTCTCTCCCTCGCTGTCCTCCTGTGCGCCTGCCTTGCCTCCTCCCCCGCGGCCCCGGCGCCGTCCCTCCGCGGGAGGGCGGGAACATAGGTGGGTGCTCGTCCTGTCCTCTCTGCCGTCCACGCAAGCACCGGCAATCTGCTCACTCACTGCTGGCCGAACCACAGAAAGTAGTAGTGACATCTGTTGCTGTggcagctcttctctctctctctgctcttctgcctcacatctctgcctccctctctccgcctctgctctcctctctctctttctcgtgtcTCCGCTGTCGCTTActttctgctgtctctctctcgctccctctccgctctctctgctctctctctgctgtctcttctctctctactctctgctgtCTTCTGCTCTCTTTCTACTGCTCTCCGAAACAATGGCAGTCCATTGTAGTGCTGTGCTGTTTATCCCatcactgtgtgttgtgtggggacAGTAAATCACGACAAGTGTGAGTTAGTGATGTCCCGTGTCAATTCAAAATACACATCGTTGGTGTTGCTTGCGGTTCGTTCGATGCTATTGAGGATTAGGTATTGGTTGCTGCCTATTTCAGGATTAGATTGTTGCCTATTTTCAGGCATTAGGCTTGTTGCTATTTCAAGGATTAGGGCTTTGTTTTGCTATTTGTAGGATTTAGGCTTGTTGCTCTTTCAGGATTAGGCTTGTTTGATATTTCCAGGATTAGTTTTTGTTGGCTATTTCAGGATTAGGTTGTTGCTATTTCAGGATTAGGCTTGTTGCTATTTCAGGATTAGGGCTTGTTGCTATTTCAGGATTAGGCTTGTTGCTATTTCAGGATTTAGGCTTGTTTGCTAATTTCAGGATTAGGTTTGTTGCTATGGCAGCGATTAGGGTTGCTTGCTATTTCAGGGATTAGGTTCTGTTGCTATTTCCCCAGGGGAAAATTAAGGTTTTTTTTTTGGGGTTTTGCTATGGCCAGGATTAGGCTTGTTGGCTATTTCAGGATTAGGTTGTTGCTATGGCAAGGATTAGGCTTGTTGCTATTGTTCAGGATTAGGTTTGTTTGCTTTTCAGGGATTAGGTTGTTGCTATGGCAGGATTAGGTTTGTTGCTAATTTTAGTGAACACACAAactgttgtgtaatttgtttatGTTGTTGGTTCTCTCAGACAGGTAGACATCACTAGGGTTGCCTcccagttt
This is a stretch of genomic DNA from Salvelinus sp. IW2-2015 unplaced genomic scaffold, ASM291031v2 Un_scaffold8520, whole genome shotgun sequence. It encodes these proteins:
- the LOC139027236 gene encoding octapeptide-repeat protein T2-like → RTGRAPTYVPALPRRDGAGAAGEEARQAHRRTARERTTRARTEGDSEHKESRTEQRTRGKETGERASTREAEKRTKERAREDREGREDREGREDREKRKNRPGAQDEVQEGGTEEGRRGKDKERDKGRTERRTRRKQTREQKRMEQEKRQDEGQRGEQEGQRRRQKRTERARERQRDRKKSGARERATEEKTQRARGGSIEAGQKRKDRTEIAAGLREIGNEQ